The following DNA comes from Streptococcus canis.
CGTGCTACGGTGTCAACGTTACTCGAAATCTCAAAAGACGAGGATGGTGATAAGCCAACAGTTGGGCAATTCACAACAGCAAGCATGGCTCCTTTCATGGAACACTTAAAAATGTATGCTTCGCTATTTGCTGGTGGTTCCGGTCTCACTCTTGATGACCTCGGCTTCCCTTCAGATAATCCATCATCAGTAGAAGCTATTAAAGCAGCGCATGAGAATTTAAGAGCAGCAGGGCGCAAAGCTCAACGCTCTTTTTCTTCTGGATTTCTAAATGTGGCGTATATTGCTGTTTGTTTAAGGGATGAGTTTCCTTATTTACGCAATCAGTTCATGGATACTGAAATTAAATGGGAACCTCTTTTTGAAGCTGATGCAAATATGCTGACCATGATTGGTGATGGTGCTATTAAGCTTAATCAAGCCATTCCTGGCTTTATGGATGCGGATGTTATTCGTGATTTAACTGGTGTCAAAGGGTCTGAAAATCCAACTTCAAAAGCAACGGAGGCGACAACTGATGGTTGATGATGTCTTACCTAAGATTTTAAAATCGGTTCAACAGGATTTTGAAAAACATTTTGGCAAAAGCGAGGTAGTTGCTAAGGCTTTTGCAGAATTGAAGTCTAAAAAAGCGACTTACAAAACAGTCAATGAGTTTGCTATTGACGTCGGACAACTTTTATCTTTGGCTCTGACAGGCTCTGTGAGCTCGGATAAATTACCAGACGGTAAAATGTATTACAATATCGCTAAACGTCTCTTAGATGAAACGCTAGTCCGCAATTACGAGTTGATTTCTGGATATGCTGAAAATGTTCAGCAGATTTTGAATGAGCAGGCTAAAATTAGTTTAAAGGTTCAGCGTCCACCGCTAAATCATGATAAAATTGACGGGTTAGTAAATCGTTTGGGTAGCGAGCCTGTCTTTGATGATGTTAAGTGGCTATTTGGTGAGCCGATTGTTAATTTTAGTCAGTCTATCGCTGATGATTGCATTAGAGTCAATGCTGATTTTCACGCTAAGGCTGGAATGAAGCCGACCATTGAACGCATATCAACTGGTAAGTGTTGTGATTGGTGCGATCGCCTCGCTGGTAAGTATATTTACCACGAAGAACCGCCAAATTTTTATCGTAGGCACCAGCACTGTCAATGTATTATTGACTATCACCCTAAAAATGGTAAGCGTCAGAATTCATGGTCTAAAAAATGGTCAAAAGAAACTACTGATGTACTTGAACGACGCAAACAGATGAATATTGACATCAGAGATAATAACCGTAAGTCTGATATCAAAGAATATAAGGAAATAGTATCTATTTTAGGTACAAAAGCCCCTGTTTCACTGGCTAAATTCCAAGACTTGAAGTATAATGATGGTGTAAGATATGAGCGATTAAAAGACCAAGCACACATCCAAAGGAACTTTAAAAATGGAAGGTGGCTAGATAAGGTAAATCCTGAAAAACAAGCTCGTCACATCAAATCAACCGCTGGAGAAGGTAAGAGTTATTTCTTTGATGATGTGGATGTCGATATGCTGTACAACAAATATAAGA
Coding sequences within:
- a CDS encoding polymorphic toxin type 50 domain-containing protein, which produces MVDDVLPKILKSVQQDFEKHFGKSEVVAKAFAELKSKKATYKTVNEFAIDVGQLLSLALTGSVSSDKLPDGKMYYNIAKRLLDETLVRNYELISGYAENVQQILNEQAKISLKVQRPPLNHDKIDGLVNRLGSEPVFDDVKWLFGEPIVNFSQSIADDCIRVNADFHAKAGMKPTIERISTGKCCDWCDRLAGKYIYHEEPPNFYRRHQHCQCIIDYHPKNGKRQNSWSKKWSKETTDVLERRKQMNIDIRDNNRKSDIKEYKEIVSILGTKAPVSLAKFQDLKYNDGVRYERLKDQAHIQRNFKNGRWLDKVNPEKQARHIKSTAGEGKSYFFDDVDVDMLYNKYKMSGYIEKRKGIRTQFEKIDLDEQDSLGIDTFSGNKINAMTIHYGKTGVHLVPAYYERRT